One region of Sphingomonas abietis genomic DNA includes:
- a CDS encoding FAD-dependent oxidoreductase produces the protein MADQKPDFSAGIPAAALDQGAIVAGTVDGEAVVLVRHQGKVCAVSGECTHLGAPLETGIVASGELRCPWHHARFALATGEAVGAPAMEPLSCYDVVEEDGTVRVTGKRGVRQPEEVQSRGGPILIVGGGAAGHACADMLARAGQGGRVTLLSADRDAPYDRTFCSKQYLAGKKERADCLLPEPGQGEGAPVAIRTGVEVASIDLERRIVTTGDGEDIAYDTLILATGAEPTRPDIEGLDHPNARLLRTLADADGLIAAADTAKHVAIMGASFIGLEVAASLVQRKLSVTVIAQDDIPLAAILGPEAGRFVQSLHEDKGVRFQLGRTIARYDGTVATLDDGSTVEADLLVIGVGVEPRVDLAEKAGIVLATEEEGGGIRVDETMATSAETIFAIGDVANYPDPRLGHRIRVEHWVHAQRQGQYLARRLLGETNEGFGDTPFFWSGHYDVSLRYVGHVASPDDRRVEGAVEQGEFAIFFREDGEEQALLTGKRDIEALDVEAAWDRPASA, from the coding sequence ATGGCCGATCAAAAACCCGATTTCTCCGCCGGGATTCCGGCGGCCGCGCTCGATCAGGGCGCGATCGTCGCCGGCACCGTGGATGGCGAGGCGGTCGTCCTGGTTCGTCATCAGGGCAAGGTCTGCGCCGTATCTGGTGAATGTACCCATCTCGGGGCGCCGCTCGAAACCGGCATCGTCGCATCGGGGGAATTGCGCTGCCCCTGGCACCATGCCCGCTTCGCGCTGGCAACCGGCGAAGCGGTCGGCGCGCCGGCGATGGAGCCGCTGTCTTGCTATGACGTGGTCGAGGAGGATGGCACCGTGCGCGTCACCGGCAAACGCGGGGTACGGCAGCCGGAGGAGGTCCAGTCCCGCGGCGGCCCGATCCTGATCGTCGGCGGCGGTGCGGCGGGCCACGCCTGCGCGGACATGCTGGCACGGGCCGGGCAAGGCGGACGGGTGACGCTGCTCAGCGCCGATCGGGACGCCCCTTATGACCGGACCTTCTGTTCCAAGCAGTATCTGGCCGGCAAGAAGGAGCGGGCCGATTGCCTGCTGCCGGAGCCCGGTCAGGGAGAGGGGGCGCCGGTTGCGATCCGCACCGGCGTGGAGGTCGCCAGCATCGATCTGGAGCGTCGCATCGTCACGACCGGCGATGGCGAGGATATTGCCTACGACACGCTGATCTTGGCGACCGGCGCCGAGCCGACACGGCCCGATATCGAGGGACTGGACCACCCGAATGCCCGCCTGCTGCGGACGCTTGCGGATGCCGATGGCTTGATCGCCGCGGCGGATACGGCAAAACATGTCGCCATCATGGGCGCGAGCTTCATCGGGTTGGAGGTCGCGGCATCCTTGGTGCAGCGCAAGCTGTCGGTCACCGTCATCGCGCAGGACGACATCCCGCTGGCCGCCATACTGGGGCCGGAGGCGGGGCGTTTCGTCCAGTCGCTCCACGAGGACAAAGGCGTGCGCTTCCAGCTCGGCCGGACGATCGCACGCTATGACGGCACCGTCGCCACGCTCGACGACGGATCGACGGTGGAGGCCGATCTGCTGGTGATCGGCGTGGGCGTGGAGCCGCGCGTCGATCTCGCCGAGAAGGCCGGCATTGTGTTGGCGACCGAGGAGGAAGGCGGCGGAATCCGCGTCGATGAGACGATGGCGACCTCCGCGGAAACCATCTTCGCGATCGGCGACGTGGCGAATTATCCCGATCCGCGGCTCGGCCATCGCATCCGTGTCGAACATTGGGTCCATGCCCAGCGGCAGGGCCAGTATCTCGCCCGTCGCCTGCTCGGCGAAACGAATGAGGGCTTCGGCGATACGCCGTTCTTCTGGTCGGGCCATTATGATGTCAGCCTGCGCTATGTCGGCCATGTCGCCTCGCCGGACGACCGGCGGGTCGAGGGGGCGGTGGAGCAGGGCGAATTCGCGATATTCTTCCGCGAGGATGGCGAGGAGCAGGCGCTCCTCACCGGCAAGCGCGATATCGAGGCGCTGGACGTCGAGGCAGCATGGGACCGTCCCGCCTCAGCCTAG
- a CDS encoding alpha/beta hydrolase → MDRQATQILEALAQRAPERPKDADDARWLADFRYQTALLHDCGGPPQPLHAISHLMLADGPEPLAVRLYRPAAGRLPLLLHMHGGGAIAGSVDGHDPCLRALAHRTGWIVAAPLYRRAPEHRFPAQLDDGWRALLGVAGRADELGVDAARIVVSGDSIGGTFATALAVRSRDQGGPALAGQLLLYPNTDLRRGAAYPSRQSEDGNIIALDDLERQIDLHLACEADRSLPAASPLLMPDLHGLPRTLLVTCGADPLRDEGEAYGERLEEAGVDLRHHRFEGMIHGFLQMGGHIGTSTHLLDLIATWLG, encoded by the coding sequence ATGGATCGGCAGGCGACACAGATACTCGAGGCTCTCGCCCAGCGTGCGCCGGAGCGCCCGAAAGATGCCGACGATGCCCGCTGGCTCGCCGATTTCCGCTATCAGACGGCGCTGCTGCACGATTGCGGCGGCCCGCCGCAGCCGCTCCACGCCATCAGCCATCTCATGCTGGCGGACGGGCCGGAACCGCTGGCCGTGCGCCTCTACCGACCGGCAGCAGGCCGCCTGCCGCTGCTGCTGCATATGCACGGCGGCGGCGCGATCGCCGGATCGGTCGACGGGCATGATCCGTGCCTGCGCGCGCTGGCGCATCGCACCGGCTGGATCGTCGCGGCGCCGCTCTATCGGCGGGCGCCGGAGCACCGCTTCCCGGCGCAACTGGATGACGGCTGGCGCGCGCTGCTCGGCGTGGCCGGCAGAGCGGACGAACTGGGTGTCGATGCGGCCCGCATCGTCGTCTCGGGAGACAGCATCGGCGGCACCTTCGCCACGGCGCTGGCGGTGCGGTCGCGAGACCAGGGCGGGCCGGCGCTCGCCGGCCAATTACTGCTCTATCCCAACACCGACCTGCGCCGGGGAGCGGCTTATCCCTCCCGGCAAAGCGAGGACGGCAACATCATCGCGCTGGACGATCTGGAGAGGCAGATCGATCTCCACCTCGCCTGCGAGGCGGATCGAAGCCTGCCCGCCGCTTCTCCCCTGTTGATGCCCGATCTGCACGGCCTGCCCCGGACCTTGCTCGTCACCTGCGGCGCCGATCCGCTGAGAGACGAAGGCGAAGCCTATGGCGAACGGCTGGAGGAGGCCGGCGTCGATCTCCGCCATCATCGCTTCGAAGGCATGATCCATGGCTTCCTGCAGATGGGCGGGCATATCGGTACCAGCACCCATCTGCTCGATCTGATCGCGACGTGGCTAGGCTGA
- a CDS encoding LysR substrate-binding domain-containing protein: MSVNLSTALLRSFVAIVDCGSLLNASHQVMLSQSTLSSQVKNLESQLRQPLFQRDGRRLVLTAAGQSLLSYARKILALHDEAVSAISSNALSGPIRIGIVQDFSDAFLRGLLSDFSDQFPETQIYVKVARTVQLKKLVAEGELDIVIGMGDVAEEAVVAAQPMCWFGRQTALKNNVLSLALLEAPCRFRDAALSALNASGRDYRIAIEAPNLSTLKAAVDAGLGITCRTALFAEADQVLKAKSLPALPDIGFVLHSILTLSPAAGHFRSAAADALTKL; this comes from the coding sequence ATGTCCGTAAATCTGTCGACCGCCCTCCTCCGCAGCTTCGTGGCGATCGTGGATTGCGGATCGTTGCTGAACGCGTCGCACCAGGTCATGCTGTCGCAATCAACCCTGAGCTCCCAGGTCAAGAATCTGGAAAGCCAGTTGCGACAGCCTCTCTTCCAGCGCGACGGGCGGCGCCTCGTTCTCACCGCCGCCGGGCAGTCGCTGCTCTCCTACGCGCGCAAGATATTGGCGCTGCACGACGAGGCCGTCAGCGCCATCAGCAGCAACGCCCTCTCAGGCCCCATCCGCATCGGGATCGTTCAAGATTTCTCGGATGCGTTTCTGCGGGGGCTGCTCAGCGACTTTTCCGACCAATTTCCCGAGACCCAGATTTATGTAAAAGTTGCGCGGACGGTGCAGCTCAAGAAACTGGTCGCCGAGGGAGAGCTCGATATCGTGATCGGAATGGGCGATGTCGCCGAAGAGGCAGTCGTCGCGGCCCAGCCAATGTGCTGGTTCGGCCGGCAGACAGCTTTGAAGAACAACGTCCTTTCGCTTGCTTTGCTGGAGGCCCCTTGCCGCTTCCGCGATGCGGCTCTTTCGGCCCTGAATGCGTCGGGCCGTGATTATCGCATAGCGATCGAGGCTCCCAACCTGTCCACGTTGAAAGCCGCGGTCGATGCGGGGCTGGGCATCACTTGCCGCACCGCGCTTTTTGCGGAAGCAGACCAGGTGCTGAAGGCGAAATCCTTGCCGGCGCTACCCGACATCGGGTTCGTCCTGCATAGCATACTCACTCTTTCTCCCGCCGCGGGCCATTTCCGCAGCGCAGCCGCGGATGCTCTCACAAAACTGTGA
- a CDS encoding SDR family oxidoreductase, producing the protein MTDRLTMQDPRAQYPQPPFPRQPQPVPGLAGKMDPQPDHGETSYKGSGKLTGRKALVTGGDSGIGRAAAIAFAREGADVAIAYLADEEADAKEVVVLIEAEGRTAVALPGDVTDEAWCRTLVEQTVAGLGGLDLLVINAGHQQNRQSIAEVTSDDFDRTMKTNLYAMHWIAQAAVPHLPAGASVITTASVQAYDPSAILLDYATTKAGIVAYTKALAKQLLEKGIRANVVAPGPFWTALQSSGGQPPEAVTKFGEESAYGRPGQPVEIAPVYVLLASQEGSFINGEVYGVTGGAGIA; encoded by the coding sequence ATGACCGATCGCCTGACCATGCAGGATCCCCGCGCCCAATATCCGCAGCCGCCGTTTCCGCGCCAGCCGCAGCCGGTTCCCGGTCTTGCCGGCAAGATGGACCCGCAGCCCGATCACGGCGAGACCAGCTACAAGGGCTCCGGCAAGCTGACCGGCCGCAAGGCGTTGGTGACGGGCGGTGACTCCGGCATCGGCCGGGCCGCGGCCATTGCCTTCGCGCGCGAAGGCGCCGATGTCGCCATCGCCTATCTCGCCGACGAGGAGGCCGATGCCAAGGAGGTCGTGGTGCTGATCGAGGCGGAGGGTCGGACGGCCGTCGCGCTCCCCGGCGACGTGACTGATGAAGCATGGTGCCGCACCCTGGTCGAGCAGACGGTGGCCGGGCTGGGTGGTCTGGATCTGCTGGTGATCAACGCCGGCCACCAGCAGAACCGCCAGTCGATCGCCGAGGTCACGTCGGACGATTTCGACCGGACGATGAAGACCAATCTCTACGCGATGCACTGGATCGCCCAGGCCGCCGTGCCGCACCTGCCGGCCGGCGCGTCGGTGATCACCACCGCGTCGGTCCAGGCCTATGACCCGTCGGCGATCCTGCTCGACTATGCGACCACCAAGGCGGGCATCGTCGCCTACACCAAGGCGCTGGCGAAGCAGCTCCTGGAGAAGGGCATCCGCGCCAATGTCGTGGCGCCAGGGCCGTTCTGGACGGCGCTCCAGTCGAGCGGTGGCCAGCCGCCGGAGGCGGTCACGAAGTTCGGCGAGGAGAGCGCATATGGCCGCCCCGGCCAGCCGGTCGAGATCGCGCCGGTCTATGTGCTGCTCGCCTCGCAGGAGGGCAGCTTCATCAACGGTGAAGTCTATGGCGTGACCGGCGGCGCCGGCATCGCCTGA
- a CDS encoding TonB-dependent receptor, giving the protein MGLVGLTMLIGGTPVLAEDVATAPDKSGGEIVVTAERRTTPLQTTPLSVGVLSGKDIQEQKLVQLRDLSSSVAGLQVPAAATPSLSYLFIRGIGTISPTYSGAVGIYVDDVYQARVINSGIFGLPDIERIEVLRGPQGTLYGQNTSAGAIKIVSKTPGNDFTGSFSLAAGNLKQLDGSAYVSGPIVTDVLSASFAYAHDETGGFTENVTLGKKVNRVHTDQGRVKLHFTPAGDAGPDVNASFYFLRDRSDNAALSPLNVADPNPRVTYENLDLRIHNNNYLGSLSVAQKLDDHLTAKSITGYRWFDDSPDPWSQDGLATDTFEWQLNLHQRQFSQELQLLGDYGRLTFSSGAIYYHEHFIADRPNVTFGVRGGAISKTVTDSVGIYTQGHYAITPRFGVTAGLRYYRQWDDYDNSGYTSNADFQPIATTYSLTGLKQTTHGLTPKVGIDYKFSSSLFAYASYTKGQKSGGYNPVAAAAVIAAIAIKPEKVTTYEAGLKIGSGRAPVQFNISGFYNDFRDYQTNLSNVLLNGILVNGSVAFNAQKSRTYGVEVETILHPVKALELRVNGTALSAKFTRFTYQTAFGSGSYTGNQLPYASKYNLGASAAYTLPIGELGDVKLRGEVKYTSRGYADLTNVTVLPKQTYVNLDANFTTANKHWQIFVRARNLLDKTYAIGGIPITPTIPGVLATTYNPPRTVEGGATYSF; this is encoded by the coding sequence GTGGGGCTTGTGGGCCTCACGATGCTCATCGGCGGTACGCCGGTGCTTGCCGAGGATGTGGCCACCGCGCCTGACAAATCGGGTGGGGAGATCGTCGTGACGGCAGAGCGGCGTACCACGCCGCTCCAGACGACACCGCTTTCGGTCGGCGTGCTGAGCGGCAAGGATATCCAGGAACAGAAACTCGTGCAGCTGCGCGACCTGTCCAGTTCGGTGGCTGGCCTCCAGGTGCCGGCGGCCGCGACGCCCAGCCTTTCGTATCTGTTCATTCGCGGCATCGGCACGATCTCGCCGACCTATAGCGGCGCGGTCGGCATCTATGTGGATGACGTCTATCAGGCGCGTGTCATCAACAGCGGCATCTTCGGCCTGCCGGACATCGAGCGGATCGAGGTGCTGCGCGGGCCGCAGGGCACGCTGTACGGTCAGAATACCAGCGCGGGCGCGATCAAGATCGTCTCGAAGACGCCCGGCAATGATTTCACCGGCTCCTTCTCGCTTGCTGCGGGCAATCTGAAGCAACTCGATGGCAGCGCTTATGTGTCGGGCCCGATCGTGACGGACGTGCTGTCCGCGAGTTTCGCCTATGCCCATGACGAAACCGGCGGGTTCACCGAGAACGTCACGCTCGGCAAGAAGGTCAATCGGGTCCACACCGATCAGGGGCGGGTGAAGCTCCATTTCACGCCGGCCGGCGATGCAGGCCCCGATGTGAACGCCTCCTTCTATTTCCTGCGCGACCGATCCGACAACGCCGCGCTCTCGCCGCTCAACGTCGCCGATCCGAATCCGCGCGTGACCTACGAAAATCTCGATCTGCGCATCCACAACAACAATTATCTCGGCTCGCTGTCGGTCGCGCAGAAGCTCGACGACCATCTGACCGCGAAGTCGATCACCGGGTATCGCTGGTTCGACGATTCGCCCGACCCCTGGTCGCAGGACGGCCTCGCCACCGATACGTTCGAATGGCAACTGAATCTCCATCAGCGGCAATTTTCGCAGGAGCTTCAGCTGCTCGGCGATTATGGACGGCTGACATTCAGTTCGGGCGCGATCTACTATCACGAGCATTTCATCGCCGATCGGCCCAACGTCACCTTCGGCGTGCGTGGCGGCGCGATCAGCAAGACCGTCACCGACAGCGTCGGTATCTATACCCAGGGCCATTATGCGATCACGCCTCGGTTCGGGGTGACGGCGGGACTGCGTTATTATCGCCAGTGGGACGATTATGATAACAGCGGCTACACGTCGAACGCCGATTTCCAGCCCATCGCGACCACCTATTCGCTGACCGGCCTCAAGCAGACCACCCACGGGCTGACCCCGAAAGTCGGGATCGACTATAAATTCTCCAGCAGCCTGTTCGCCTATGCGAGCTACACCAAGGGCCAGAAATCCGGCGGCTACAATCCAGTGGCGGCGGCCGCCGTCATCGCGGCGATCGCGATCAAGCCGGAGAAGGTCACCACCTATGAAGCCGGCCTGAAGATCGGATCGGGCCGCGCGCCCGTCCAATTCAACATCAGCGGCTTCTACAACGATTTCCGCGACTATCAGACGAACCTGTCCAACGTCTTGCTGAACGGCATATTGGTCAACGGATCGGTGGCGTTCAACGCCCAGAAGTCGCGGACTTACGGCGTCGAGGTCGAAACGATCCTGCATCCCGTCAAGGCCCTGGAGCTGCGGGTGAACGGAACCGCACTCAGCGCCAAGTTCACCCGCTTCACCTATCAGACCGCATTCGGCAGCGGCTCCTACACCGGCAACCAGCTGCCTTACGCGTCCAAATATAATCTCGGCGCGAGCGCGGCTTACACATTGCCGATCGGCGAGCTGGGTGATGTCAAGCTACGCGGCGAGGTGAAGTACACATCGCGCGGCTACGCCGATCTCACCAACGTCACGGTCCTGCCGAAGCAGACCTACGTCAATCTCGACGCGAACTTCACGACCGCGAACAAGCATTGGCAGATCTTCGTGCGGGCCAGAAACCTGCTCGACAAGACCTACGCGATCGGTGGCATCCCGATCACCCCGACGATCCCGGGCGTGCTCGCCACCACCTACAATCCGCCCCGCACTGTCGAGGGCGGCGCCACCTACAGCTTCTGA
- a CDS encoding glycoside hydrolase family 15 protein — MDGSIDWWCVPNLDSPPLFDRMLDPECGGYFAVAPNAPFRIDRQYRADSNVLETIFTTATGRARLTESMNSGTAGRLPWTELARRIDGLDGHVTFDIHVRFGRRAETINPYVSAVGDQSVFHAGHVLGLFRTSDGITVRRLDDAGLEAGLSVGPGDRETIAIVAGEDEPLVVPTIEDIDGRIDGSDAEWKQWAGKLRYDGVHRDALVRSALALKLLLFSPSGAIAAAATTSLPERIGGTKNYDYRYAWVRDAGYTIKAFLAVDAQAEAKAAFTWLLRRLKEHGAQVCYTLDGGLVPEAREIALPGYRGSTPVLVGNAATDQHQHGVYGDIFGTAAHFVSAGHILDASSAETLAHLADECADRWRQPDSGIWELPDARHYTMSKISCWQALARAAELASAGQLPTTCRDRWIRERDRIAAWIDEHCWSDEIGSYLFYPGADGVDAAIALAVPFGFPNPSRLRQSLDAIDRTLGAGPYHYRYHGASREEGCFLACSLWMVEARALLGQQDEAERAYERLIAAMDRGVGIYAEMADPGDGHYLGNVPQGLTHLALVMAITSLAHR; from the coding sequence ATGGATGGATCGATCGACTGGTGGTGCGTTCCCAATCTCGATTCCCCGCCTCTGTTCGATCGGATGCTGGATCCCGAATGCGGCGGCTATTTTGCGGTCGCGCCGAATGCGCCGTTTCGGATCGATCGCCAGTATCGCGCCGACAGCAATGTGCTGGAAACGATCTTCACGACGGCAACGGGCCGCGCCAGACTGACGGAGTCGATGAACAGCGGCACCGCGGGCCGACTGCCCTGGACCGAGCTCGCCCGGCGCATCGACGGGCTGGACGGCCATGTGACGTTCGACATCCATGTGCGCTTCGGCAGGCGTGCTGAGACGATCAATCCCTATGTGTCGGCGGTCGGGGACCAGTCCGTCTTCCACGCCGGCCATGTCCTCGGCCTGTTTCGGACCAGCGACGGGATCACGGTGCGCCGTCTGGACGATGCCGGTCTCGAAGCCGGCCTGTCGGTCGGGCCCGGCGATCGGGAAACCATCGCCATCGTCGCCGGCGAGGACGAACCGCTGGTGGTGCCGACGATCGAGGATATCGACGGCCGCATTGATGGCTCCGATGCCGAATGGAAGCAGTGGGCCGGCAAGCTGCGATATGATGGCGTCCACCGGGACGCGCTGGTGCGTTCCGCCCTCGCCCTCAAATTGCTGCTGTTTTCGCCGAGCGGTGCGATCGCCGCCGCCGCGACCACCTCACTCCCGGAACGGATCGGCGGCACCAAGAATTACGATTATCGCTACGCGTGGGTGCGCGACGCCGGCTATACCATCAAGGCGTTCCTGGCCGTCGATGCACAGGCCGAGGCCAAGGCCGCCTTCACCTGGCTGCTGCGACGCCTGAAGGAGCATGGCGCCCAGGTCTGCTATACGCTCGACGGCGGTCTCGTGCCGGAGGCGCGGGAGATCGCCCTGCCCGGCTATCGCGGGTCGACGCCCGTTCTGGTCGGCAATGCCGCCACCGATCAGCATCAGCATGGCGTCTATGGCGACATCTTCGGCACCGCCGCCCATTTCGTCAGCGCCGGGCATATTCTGGACGCAAGCAGCGCGGAGACCCTCGCCCATCTCGCCGACGAATGCGCCGATCGCTGGCGCCAGCCGGATTCGGGCATCTGGGAGCTGCCCGACGCCCGCCATTACACCATGTCCAAGATCAGCTGCTGGCAGGCGCTGGCACGGGCCGCCGAACTGGCCAGCGCGGGCCAGCTGCCGACCACCTGCCGGGATCGCTGGATTCGCGAGCGCGACAGGATCGCCGCCTGGATCGACGAGCATTGCTGGTCCGACGAGATCGGCAGCTACCTCTTCTATCCCGGGGCCGATGGGGTGGACGCCGCGATCGCGCTGGCCGTGCCCTTCGGCTTTCCCAACCCATCCCGGCTTCGGCAGTCACTCGATGCGATCGACCGCACATTGGGCGCAGGCCCCTATCATTATCGCTACCACGGTGCATCGCGGGAGGAAGGCTGCTTCCTGGCGTGCAGCCTGTGGATGGTCGAGGCGCGCGCCCTGCTCGGCCAGCAGGACGAGGCGGAGCGGGCGTATGAACGGCTGATCGCCGCCATGGATCGCGGCGTCGGCATCTATGCGGAAATGGCCGATCCGGGTGACGGACATTATCTCGGCAATGTGCCGCAGGGGCTGACCCATCTGGCGCTGGTGATGGCGATCACCAGCCTCGCCCACCGATGA
- a CDS encoding catalase, with protein MSDKAFDTDRGQGGETHQHVPEKGPHGSAEAHLTTNQGIRVSDNQNSLKSGARGPTLLEDFVLREKIFHFDHERIPERIVHARGSAAHGYFEATDDISDLSKAALFKKGEKTPVFTRFSTVAGGAGSVDTPRDVRGFAVKFYTSEGNWDLVGNNIPVFFIQDAIKFPDLVHAVKMEADKAYPQAGSAHDTFWDWASLMPETTHMLMWAMSDRTIPRSLRMIEGFGIHTFRLVNAEGQSTFVKFHWKPRLGVQSTVWDEAMKLQAADNDYHRRDLYEAIDTGSYPEWELGIQAFDQAFADAQPYDVLDATKIIPEEVIPVRIIGRMVLDRNPDNFFAETEQVAYCPANIVPGIDFSNDPLLQGRLFSYLDTQKSRLGTANFHQLPINAPKCPVMNFQRDGQMQMTVPKGRANYEPNSLAAHGEEGGPRECPMTGFKTFPSAEGGDEQGDKLRVRAELFADHYSQARLFWTSVTDSERAHIASSFTFELSKVGLEQVPSRLVANLRNVDEELAQRVADGLGIDLPEKADAARDPIDMAPSPALSIQKNMKESLEGRSIGILIADGSDAAEVASVKKGVEQAGGKAVIVSPKIGGAVLSDGKTLKADGQLAGSPSQIFDAVAIILSEEGCAALVKQAAAIQFTMDAFGHLKAIGASDAAQPLLDKAGVEADEGVTGLGADFLKAAAKRFYDREPQVRLLA; from the coding sequence ATGAGCGACAAGGCATTTGACACCGATCGCGGGCAGGGCGGCGAAACCCACCAGCACGTGCCCGAAAAGGGGCCGCATGGCAGCGCCGAAGCCCATCTGACCACCAATCAGGGCATCCGGGTCTCGGACAACCAGAACAGCCTGAAGAGCGGCGCGCGCGGGCCGACGCTGCTCGAGGATTTCGTGCTGCGCGAGAAGATCTTCCACTTTGATCATGAGCGCATTCCCGAACGGATCGTCCACGCGCGGGGATCGGCGGCGCACGGCTATTTCGAGGCCACCGACGATATCTCCGATCTCTCCAAGGCGGCGTTGTTCAAGAAAGGCGAAAAGACCCCGGTCTTCACCCGCTTCTCGACGGTCGCCGGTGGTGCCGGATCGGTCGACACCCCGCGCGACGTGCGCGGCTTCGCGGTGAAATTCTACACCAGCGAGGGCAATTGGGATCTCGTCGGCAACAATATTCCGGTGTTCTTCATCCAGGACGCGATCAAGTTCCCCGATCTGGTCCATGCGGTGAAGATGGAGGCGGACAAGGCCTATCCGCAGGCCGGTTCGGCGCACGACACCTTCTGGGATTGGGCCAGCCTGATGCCCGAAACCACGCACATGCTGATGTGGGCGATGTCCGATCGCACCATCCCGCGCTCGTTGCGGATGATCGAGGGGTTCGGCATCCACACCTTCCGGCTGGTCAATGCCGAGGGCCAATCCACCTTCGTGAAGTTCCACTGGAAGCCCAGGCTCGGCGTCCAATCGACCGTGTGGGACGAGGCGATGAAGCTCCAGGCGGCCGACAACGACTATCACCGCCGCGATCTCTACGAGGCGATCGACACCGGCAGCTATCCCGAATGGGAACTCGGCATCCAGGCGTTCGACCAGGCCTTTGCCGATGCGCAGCCTTATGATGTGCTCGACGCCACCAAGATCATTCCCGAGGAGGTGATCCCGGTGCGGATCATCGGCCGGATGGTGCTGGATCGGAACCCGGACAATTTCTTCGCCGAGACCGAACAGGTCGCCTATTGCCCGGCGAACATCGTGCCCGGCATCGATTTCTCCAACGATCCGCTGCTCCAGGGGCGGCTCTTCTCCTATCTCGACACCCAGAAATCGCGGCTCGGCACGGCGAACTTCCACCAATTGCCGATCAACGCGCCGAAATGCCCGGTGATGAACTTCCAGCGCGACGGGCAGATGCAGATGACCGTGCCCAAGGGCCGCGCCAATTACGAACCCAACAGCCTGGCCGCGCATGGCGAGGAGGGCGGCCCGCGCGAATGCCCGATGACCGGCTTCAAGACCTTCCCGAGCGCCGAGGGCGGTGACGAGCAGGGCGACAAGCTGCGCGTGCGCGCCGAATTGTTCGCGGATCATTACAGCCAGGCGCGGCTGTTCTGGACCTCGGTGACGGACAGCGAGCGAGCGCATATCGCCTCCTCCTTCACCTTCGAGCTGTCGAAGGTCGGGCTGGAGCAGGTGCCGTCGCGTCTCGTCGCCAATCTGCGGAATGTGGACGAGGAACTGGCCCAGCGGGTCGCCGACGGCCTCGGCATCGACCTGCCGGAGAAGGCCGATGCGGCGCGCGATCCGATCGATATGGCGCCGAGCCCGGCGCTCTCGATCCAGAAGAACATGAAGGAGAGCCTCGAAGGCCGCAGCATCGGCATCCTGATCGCCGACGGATCCGATGCGGCCGAGGTCGCGAGCGTGAAGAAGGGCGTGGAACAGGCCGGCGGCAAGGCCGTGATCGTCTCGCCCAAGATCGGCGGCGCGGTGCTGTCCGACGGCAAGACGCTGAAGGCGGACGGTCAGTTGGCGGGCTCGCCGTCGCAGATTTTCGACGCGGTGGCGATCATCCTGTCCGAGGAGGGCTGCGCGGCGCTCGTCAAGCAGGCGGCGGCGATCCAGTTCACAATGGATGCGTTCGGCCATCTCAAGGCGATCGGCGCCTCCGATGCCGCGCAACCGCTGCTCGACAAGGCCGGCGTCGAAGCCGACGAGGGCGTGACCGGTCTGGGCGCAGACTTCCTCAAGGCCGCAGCCAAGCGCTTCTACGATCGCGAGCCACAGGTGCGTCTGCTGGCCTGA
- a CDS encoding SDR family NAD(P)-dependent oxidoreductase produces the protein MKLDIAGRIALVTGADSGIGQETARKLLEEGVRVAISDQPGGQLDKSLATLKPLGEVVAFEADVTKLDSVQALYGKVREALGDPDILVNAAGVTGATGDFVEVDDAGWLETLNINLMGAVRMAREAIPAMRAKQWGRIVLIGSEDGVQPYIDELAYCASKAGIINLAKGLSKAYGGDNVLVNTVSPAFIATPMTDKMMQKRAEEKGVDFDEAVTSFLAEERPGMALKRRGTPQEVADMIVFLCSERASFINGSNMRVDSGSVMTI, from the coding sequence ATGAAGCTGGATATCGCAGGCAGGATCGCGCTCGTCACGGGTGCGGACAGTGGCATCGGCCAGGAAACGGCGCGTAAGCTGCTGGAAGAAGGGGTGCGCGTCGCGATCAGCGACCAGCCGGGCGGCCAGCTGGACAAGAGCCTGGCCACGTTGAAGCCACTGGGCGAGGTGGTCGCCTTCGAGGCGGACGTCACCAAGCTGGACAGCGTGCAAGCGCTGTACGGCAAGGTTCGCGAGGCGCTCGGCGATCCCGACATTCTCGTCAATGCCGCCGGCGTCACCGGCGCCACCGGGGATTTTGTCGAGGTCGACGATGCCGGGTGGCTCGAGACGCTGAACATCAATCTGATGGGCGCTGTCCGCATGGCGCGCGAGGCGATCCCGGCGATGCGTGCCAAGCAGTGGGGGCGCATCGTGCTGATCGGCTCCGAAGACGGCGTGCAGCCTTACATCGATGAACTGGCCTATTGCGCCTCCAAGGCCGGGATCATCAATTTGGCCAAGGGTCTGTCCAAGGCCTATGGCGGCGACAATGTGCTGGTGAACACGGTGTCGCCGGCCTTCATCGCGACGCCGATGACCGACAAGATGATGCAGAAGCGCGCCGAGGAAAAAGGCGTCGATTTCGATGAGGCGGTGACGAGCTTCCTCGCCGAGGAACGCCCCGGCATGGCGCTCAAGCGGCGCGGCACCCCGCAGGAGGTCGCCGACATGATCGTCTTCCTCTGCTCGGAGCGCGCCAGCTTCATCAACGGCAGCAACATGCGGGTCGATTCCGGCTCGGTGATGACGATCTGA